Proteins from a single region of Phycisphaeraceae bacterium D3-23:
- a CDS encoding PEP-CTERM sorting domain-containing protein (PEP-CTERM proteins occur, often in large numbers, in the proteomes of bacteria that also encode an exosortase, a predicted intramembrane cysteine proteinase. The presence of a PEP-CTERM domain at a protein's C-terminus predicts cleavage within the sorting domain, followed by covalent anchoring to some some component of the (usually Gram-negative) cell surface. Many PEP-CTERM proteins exhibit an unusual sequence composition that includes large numbers of potential glycosylation sites. Expression of one such protein has been shown restore the ability of a bacterium to form floc, a type of biofilm.), which yields MGRALFTAIAVVLLAMPAAPQDTYFSFDSAPGTWVGQGFTDYSVAPSNGWSISAERNNDNGVTFDITRDAGPDPNMSNYFWRLDLAAPFNADLTPGFYDETARWPFQDTDQPGLTLSGNHRGNNRNGGFFEVLEAEYGPGGEVLRFAVNFTQYGEEQESRWITGQLRYNATVPEPGSAMLCALGGAALLRRRRR from the coding sequence ATGGGCCGAGCCCTTTTCACCGCGATCGCGGTTGTCCTGCTTGCCATGCCCGCCGCGCCGCAGGACACCTACTTCTCGTTTGACAGCGCGCCCGGCACCTGGGTCGGCCAGGGCTTTACCGACTACTCCGTCGCGCCGAGCAACGGCTGGTCGATCAGCGCCGAACGCAACAACGACAACGGCGTGACCTTCGATATCACACGCGATGCCGGGCCCGACCCCAACATGAGCAACTACTTCTGGCGGCTCGACCTCGCCGCGCCGTTCAACGCGGACCTGACGCCCGGCTTCTACGACGAGACCGCACGCTGGCCCTTCCAGGACACCGACCAGCCCGGGCTCACCCTCTCGGGCAACCACCGCGGCAACAACCGAAACGGCGGCTTCTTCGAAGTCCTCGAAGCCGAGTACGGCCCCGGCGGCGAAGTCCTCCGCTTCGCCGTGAACTTCACCCAGTACGGCGAAGAGCAGGAAAGCCGATGGATCACCGGCCAGCTCCGCTACAACGCCACCGTCCCCGAGCCCGGCAGCGCGATGCTCTGTGCGCTCGGCGGAGCAGCGCTGCTCCGCCGCCGCCGACGCTGA
- a CDS encoding DUF839 domain-containing protein gives MLSRRQFLSQSAAVTAGFAGLHLFAQHGRAEAALLAQESHARFGGLLQDPHGVLDLPAGFSYRVISKAGERMDDGFFVPGLHDGMGCFEGPDNTAILVRNHEVTGHVARLGPFGWRDEQLDRLEPGALYDHGFGLTPCTGGTTTVVYDLRRQEVVRHYLSLAGTARNCAGGLTPWNSWITCEETVQRADAKHEQDHGYNFEVPASPNIGLAPPIALKAMGRFNHEAVAVDPESGAVYQTEDRQDGALYRFLPDHPGELHRGGKLQAMVLRGHASCDTRNWREAPDELTAGGAGPDGFVHRVEDFAGIEPGAVFDVDWIDLDDVEAPDDDLRYRAFAAGAARFARGEGMWYGHESVYFACTTGGHRGKGQVWRYVPSRFEAQPDEARFPGRLELFIEPNDETLLQHADNLCIAPWGDIIACEDGGPVNHIVGITPEGALYKIARNSMNGSEFAGSCFSHDGSTLFVNIQSAGITLAITGPWRDVQ, from the coding sequence ATGCTTTCTCGCCGTCAGTTCCTGTCACAATCCGCCGCTGTCACCGCTGGGTTTGCGGGTTTGCACCTGTTTGCCCAGCACGGCCGGGCCGAGGCGGCGCTGCTGGCGCAAGAGAGCCACGCGCGGTTCGGCGGCTTACTGCAGGACCCGCACGGCGTCCTGGACCTGCCGGCCGGCTTCTCGTACCGAGTCATCTCCAAGGCCGGCGAACGCATGGACGATGGTTTTTTTGTCCCCGGGCTCCACGACGGCATGGGCTGCTTCGAGGGCCCCGACAACACCGCCATCCTCGTCCGAAACCACGAGGTCACCGGGCACGTCGCGCGCCTCGGGCCGTTCGGCTGGCGTGATGAACAGCTCGACCGGCTTGAGCCCGGGGCGCTCTATGACCACGGCTTTGGCCTGACGCCCTGCACCGGCGGCACGACGACCGTGGTCTATGACCTCCGTCGCCAGGAGGTTGTTCGGCATTACCTCTCGCTGGCGGGCACGGCGCGGAATTGTGCCGGCGGACTGACACCTTGGAACAGCTGGATCACGTGTGAGGAAACCGTCCAGCGCGCCGACGCGAAGCACGAGCAGGACCACGGCTACAACTTCGAGGTCCCCGCTTCGCCCAACATCGGGCTTGCCCCGCCGATTGCGCTCAAAGCGATGGGGCGGTTTAATCACGAGGCCGTCGCGGTCGACCCCGAGTCGGGCGCGGTCTACCAGACCGAGGACCGCCAGGACGGCGCGCTCTACCGATTCCTGCCCGACCACCCCGGCGAGCTGCACCGCGGCGGGAAGCTCCAGGCGATGGTGCTCCGCGGCCACGCATCGTGCGACACCCGCAACTGGCGCGAGGCGCCCGACGAACTGACAGCGGGTGGGGCGGGACCGGATGGGTTCGTCCACCGCGTCGAGGACTTCGCGGGCATCGAGCCCGGCGCGGTCTTCGATGTCGACTGGATCGACCTGGACGATGTCGAAGCGCCGGACGATGACCTGCGTTACCGCGCGTTCGCTGCGGGCGCGGCGCGTTTCGCGCGCGGCGAGGGCATGTGGTACGGCCACGAGTCGGTCTACTTCGCCTGCACGACCGGGGGCCACCGCGGGAAGGGGCAGGTCTGGCGCTATGTCCCCAGCCGGTTCGAGGCCCAGCCCGACGAGGCCCGCTTCCCGGGTCGGCTTGAGCTGTTTATCGAGCCCAATGACGAGACGCTGCTCCAGCACGCCGACAACCTCTGCATCGCGCCGTGGGGCGACATCATCGCGTGTGAAGACGGCGGGCCGGTGAACCACATCGTGGGCATCACGCCCGAGGGCGCGCTCTACAAGATTGCGCGTAACAGCATGAACGGCAGCGAGTTTGCCGGCAGCTGTTTCAGCCACGACGGCAGCACGCTGTTTGTCAACATCCAGAGCGCAGGCATCACACTCGCGATCACCGGCCCTTGGCGCGACGTCCAATAG
- a CDS encoding transposase — protein sequence METCRSPWTVMRVAHDVATRTLPEYASPFSRHDFTLAQLFACLVAREMMKLSYRKAVALLNDTDWCARLGMAKVPDASTLCRAFETIVGLTQANRMLDLIIGVMKTRGFTGDTLALDSTMFDTHPRSRHYERRCRRHASDDKNTIRQRRSDTAKRLPKLAVGIDTRTHLIASAVAKTGLGSDAPDFVPLLVDGDRRLLVTHVLADAGYDSGRNHYLARDRLGVRSWIKAKVGRPARPRWPATDPYRRSMQRELAGTQQGRRYGQRAQVETVMSMLKRNLGDAPRARTRHAREMALLLKVLVHNLMIVRRRRGSQQSLSDTISAATPFPPTPFPPISAPHPRGARGIAEPSHGSRRP from the coding sequence ATGGAAACCTGCCGATCGCCATGGACGGTGATGCGGGTGGCGCATGACGTGGCGACGCGGACGCTGCCCGAATACGCCTCGCCGTTCAGCCGACACGACTTCACACTGGCGCAGTTGTTCGCGTGCCTGGTGGCGCGGGAGATGATGAAGCTCAGCTACCGCAAGGCCGTGGCGTTGCTGAACGACACCGACTGGTGCGCTCGCCTGGGGATGGCGAAGGTGCCCGACGCCTCGACGCTCTGCCGCGCGTTCGAGACGATCGTTGGATTGACGCAAGCCAACCGCATGCTCGACCTGATCATCGGCGTGATGAAGACGCGCGGCTTCACCGGCGACACGCTGGCGCTCGACTCGACGATGTTCGATACCCACCCGCGCAGCCGGCACTACGAGCGGCGGTGTCGTCGCCACGCGTCTGACGACAAAAACACTATCAGACAAAGGCGATCCGACACCGCCAAACGCCTGCCCAAACTGGCGGTCGGTATCGACACGCGGACGCACCTGATCGCCTCGGCGGTCGCGAAGACCGGCCTGGGCAGTGATGCGCCCGACTTTGTGCCGCTGCTGGTCGACGGCGACCGGCGTCTGCTCGTGACGCACGTGCTGGCCGACGCGGGCTATGACTCGGGGCGTAACCACTACCTCGCGCGGGACCGGCTGGGCGTGCGTTCATGGATCAAGGCCAAGGTCGGCCGGCCCGCCCGGCCCCGATGGCCCGCGACCGACCCGTACCGCCGATCCATGCAGCGCGAACTCGCCGGGACACAACAAGGCAGACGCTACGGCCAACGGGCGCAGGTCGAGACGGTGATGAGCATGCTCAAACGCAACCTCGGCGACGCCCCGCGCGCCCGAACCCGTCACGCCCGGGAGATGGCCCTGCTGCTCAAAGTCCTCGTCCACAACCTGATGATCGTCCGGCGAAGGAGAGGGTCGCAACAGAGCCTATCCGACACCATTTCCGCCGCGACACCATTTCCGCCGACACCATTTCCGCCCATTTCCGCCCCACACCCGCGGGGTGCCCGTGGCATCGCGGAGCCATCCCACGGAAGCCGCAGGCCATGA
- a CDS encoding class I SAM-dependent methyltransferase, with translation MPNNNDLNHSPDITPEHAEAYAWNKAAWDERVPAHWESAMYRAHADALRRGDPMLHDDLVQRAGDLTGKSLIHLQCHMGMETLAWALLGATTVGIDFSPNAIDKANTLRDELELDARFICTNVYDTRDHLDGETFDTVFVSIGSLCWLPDIARWATLVASLLKPGGLLLLNDVHPVINMLDDSDDPPGFAVAYPYLGDERLVLDDDENSYAAQDTVFQNNKMAEWPHTFGTIITQLVNAGLRIETMEESSRCVWPAFKVMEETAPFRWDFPGQWRGKVPVDFTLTARKP, from the coding sequence ATGCCAAACAACAACGATCTCAATCACTCGCCCGACATCACACCCGAGCACGCCGAGGCCTACGCATGGAACAAGGCCGCCTGGGACGAACGCGTCCCCGCCCACTGGGAGTCGGCCATGTACCGCGCCCACGCGGATGCACTCCGGCGCGGCGACCCGATGCTGCATGACGACCTCGTGCAACGCGCCGGCGACCTCACCGGCAAGTCCCTCATCCACCTCCAGTGCCACATGGGTATGGAGACCCTCGCCTGGGCACTGCTCGGCGCAACAACCGTCGGCATCGACTTCTCCCCAAACGCTATCGACAAAGCCAACACCCTCCGCGACGAACTCGAGCTCGACGCCCGCTTCATCTGCACCAACGTCTACGACACCCGCGACCACTTGGACGGCGAAACCTTCGACACCGTCTTCGTCTCCATCGGCTCGCTCTGCTGGCTGCCCGATATCGCCCGATGGGCAACACTCGTCGCGTCCCTCCTCAAGCCCGGCGGCCTGCTGCTGCTCAACGACGTCCACCCCGTCATCAACATGCTCGACGATAGCGACGACCCGCCGGGCTTCGCCGTCGCCTACCCCTACCTCGGCGACGAACGCCTCGTCCTCGACGACGACGAAAACAGCTACGCCGCGCAGGACACGGTTTTTCAGAACAACAAGATGGCCGAGTGGCCCCATACCTTCGGCACGATCATCACCCAGCTCGTCAACGCCGGCCTCCGCATCGAAACGATGGAAGAATCGTCCCGCTGCGTCTGGCCGGCCTTCAAGGTGATGGAAGAAACCGCCCCCTTCCGCTGGGACTTCCCCGGCCAATGGCGCGGCAAGGTCCCCGTCGACTTCACGCTCACGGCCCGAAAGCCATGA
- a CDS encoding dodecin family protein, giving the protein MSVAKVTEIIVSSDKSFDDAVKKGIKRASKTLSGIRSAWVKDQQVSVDDGKITGYRVTLKVTFVLKDKS; this is encoded by the coding sequence ATGTCCGTCGCCAAAGTCACCGAGATCATCGTTTCGTCCGACAAGAGCTTCGATGATGCCGTCAAGAAAGGCATCAAACGCGCGAGCAAGACCCTGTCCGGGATCCGCAGCGCCTGGGTCAAAGACCAGCAGGTCTCCGTCGACGACGGCAAGATCACCGGCTACCGTGTCACGCTCAAGGTAACGTTTGTGCTCAAAGACAAGAGCTAG
- a CDS encoding 5'-nucleotidase produces the protein MPYDLTNRFVLGVSSRALFDLAREHTTFEQSGPDTYDQHQKENRTSVLEQGTAFPLVQRFLGLNIYLPKERNVEVILFSRHSPEAGQRIKHSAYHYGLPISRYSFTRGAPVGPYLQAFSVNLFLSAEPEDVRLAFDADIPAAVTFAQPRIAQEREDPQIRIAFDGDGVLFGSESEAINQANGLDAFHKHEIDNARKPLKRGPFARLLVSLSYLQRRIDSPQPLIRTALITARNAPADERVLTTLEAWRVKVDEHHYLGGVLKEGVLRAFAPDIFFDDQSVHCRAASHTVRTAQVPSNLFELAHSEVPLCPNCGAKMKKRIARRGKTAGRSFWGCSNYPKCNSTYDI, from the coding sequence ATGCCGTACGATCTTACAAATCGCTTCGTCCTCGGCGTCTCATCACGAGCCCTGTTTGATCTAGCGCGCGAACACACTACTTTCGAACAAAGTGGCCCAGACACATATGACCAGCATCAAAAGGAAAATCGTACTTCTGTACTCGAACAAGGTACGGCCTTTCCATTGGTACAAAGATTCCTTGGCCTAAATATATACCTTCCCAAAGAACGAAATGTAGAAGTAATTTTGTTCTCCCGACACTCGCCGGAGGCGGGACAACGCATCAAACATTCCGCGTATCACTATGGCCTACCGATTTCTCGGTACTCCTTCACTCGCGGCGCACCCGTTGGTCCATATCTACAAGCGTTCTCTGTGAATCTGTTTCTCTCTGCCGAGCCGGAAGACGTTCGGCTTGCCTTCGATGCTGATATCCCTGCCGCCGTGACGTTCGCACAACCTCGAATTGCGCAAGAACGCGAAGATCCGCAAATTCGGATTGCTTTTGATGGTGACGGCGTCTTGTTCGGCAGCGAATCGGAAGCCATCAACCAAGCAAACGGCCTCGACGCATTTCATAAACATGAGATTGATAATGCTCGAAAACCTTTGAAACGCGGCCCGTTCGCGCGTCTCCTAGTGTCACTCTCGTACCTACAAAGACGGATTGATTCGCCACAGCCGCTAATCCGAACGGCCCTAATAACCGCCCGAAATGCTCCAGCCGACGAACGAGTTCTAACTACACTTGAGGCATGGCGAGTGAAAGTTGATGAGCACCACTACCTCGGAGGTGTCCTGAAAGAGGGAGTATTGCGAGCGTTTGCGCCTGACATCTTCTTTGACGACCAATCCGTACACTGTCGTGCCGCTTCCCATACGGTGCGAACGGCTCAAGTCCCTTCAAACTTGTTTGAGTTGGCACATTCCGAAGTGCCGTTGTGTCCAAATTGCGGCGCAAAGATGAAAAAACGGATCGCTAGGCGTGGAAAAACCGCCGGCCGCTCGTTTTGGGGCTGCTCAAACTACCCTAAGTGCAACTCAACATATGACATCTAG
- a CDS encoding DUF2726 domain-containing protein yields the protein MPNDSRPPSGCLAFFLDLFSGGGAGGGGDASKDDGPWPFAKKDWLLSKAEFSFFRVLQQACGERWVVCPKVGMGDLLSIRKGTEKYQSWRNRINRKHIDFVLCDAETMKIVAAVELDDASHQGQKAQERDAVKDKACADAGLVLLRFPARRAYNIDEVRIQLETGLAQHAPRP from the coding sequence ATGCCCAACGACTCACGACCCCCTTCCGGCTGCCTCGCGTTTTTTCTGGACCTGTTTTCCGGTGGCGGGGCCGGGGGTGGGGGCGACGCATCCAAAGACGATGGGCCTTGGCCGTTTGCGAAGAAGGACTGGCTGCTGTCGAAGGCGGAGTTCTCGTTCTTCCGTGTGTTGCAGCAGGCGTGCGGCGAGCGGTGGGTGGTGTGCCCGAAGGTCGGGATGGGCGACCTGCTGAGCATCCGCAAAGGCACCGAGAAGTACCAGAGCTGGCGGAACCGGATCAACCGAAAACACATCGACTTCGTCCTGTGCGATGCGGAGACGATGAAGATCGTCGCGGCGGTCGAGTTGGACGATGCGTCACACCAGGGCCAGAAGGCACAGGAGCGCGACGCAGTGAAGGACAAGGCGTGTGCCGACGCAGGGCTGGTGCTGCTGCGTTTCCCGGCCCGCCGCGCGTACAACATCGACGAAGTGCGCATTCAATTGGAGACAGGCCTTGCCCAACACGCCCCGCGACCGTGA
- a CDS encoding rhodanese-related sulfurtransferase, with the protein MPEFVVAALYQFTPVVEPGALRAPLRELMEEHGIKGTLLLADEGINGTVAGPREGIDALLAWLREASRFPGLSHKESFAEVMPFKRAKVRLKKEIVTMGKPGIDPRNSVGTYVEPADWNALVDDPDVTLIDTRNGYEVALGTFQGAHDPKTESFREFPGYVDQTLDPARHPKVAMFCTGGIRCEKATAYLKERGFKDVFHLRGGILKYLEEVPPEQSRWDGECYVFDGRVSVGHGLKPGDFGLCYGCGLPISEADTQQPGYEPGVSCPTCIDNLTDDQRQRFRQRQRQIDLAAQRGEAEG; encoded by the coding sequence ATGCCCGAGTTCGTTGTCGCAGCGCTGTACCAGTTCACCCCGGTCGTCGAGCCGGGCGCGCTGCGTGCGCCGCTGCGGGAACTGATGGAAGAGCACGGGATCAAGGGCACCCTGCTGCTCGCGGACGAGGGGATCAACGGCACCGTCGCGGGGCCGCGCGAAGGGATTGACGCGCTTCTGGCGTGGCTTCGTGAAGCGTCGCGTTTCCCCGGGCTGTCGCACAAGGAATCGTTCGCGGAGGTGATGCCCTTCAAACGCGCGAAGGTCCGGCTGAAAAAAGAGATCGTCACAATGGGCAAGCCCGGTATCGACCCCCGGAACAGTGTGGGCACCTATGTCGAGCCCGCCGACTGGAACGCCCTGGTCGACGACCCCGACGTCACGCTCATCGACACCCGCAACGGCTACGAGGTCGCGCTTGGCACCTTCCAAGGCGCACACGACCCCAAGACCGAATCCTTCCGCGAGTTCCCGGGCTACGTTGATCAAACGCTTGACCCGGCCAGGCACCCGAAAGTCGCGATGTTCTGCACCGGCGGCATCCGATGCGAGAAGGCCACGGCCTACCTCAAGGAGCGCGGGTTCAAGGACGTCTTCCACCTGCGTGGCGGGATCCTGAAGTACCTCGAGGAGGTCCCGCCCGAACAGTCGCGGTGGGACGGCGAGTGCTATGTGTTCGACGGGCGGGTGTCGGTCGGCCACGGGCTCAAGCCCGGCGACTTCGGGCTGTGCTACGGCTGCGGGCTGCCGATCAGCGAGGCCGACACGCAGCAGCCGGGGTACGAACCCGGCGTGAGCTGCCCGACCTGCATCGACAACCTCACCGACGACCAGCGCCAACGCTTCCGCCAACGCCAGCGCCAGATCGACTTGGCGGCGCAGCGCGGCGAGGCCGAGGGCTAA
- a CDS encoding PEP-CTERM sorting domain-containing protein, giving the protein MRKHTPFVLAAFGTLGLVMHNGASAANYVEAIDGDLSGDETSPTAIALDLGANTITGTTIDSPLDRDFFSFTIGAGQSLDSLVLTSFTGDPPSNEAFMAVDDQFGFDSLFDTSDFLGTTLIGLGDVGTDALDLLGATEFGGDGFTGPLGEGTYTFWFQETGGPTSYTFTANVVPEPGSAAALLLSVGGLMLRRRTR; this is encoded by the coding sequence ATGCGTAAACACACACCCTTTGTACTGGCAGCGTTCGGCACCCTCGGCTTGGTGATGCACAACGGGGCATCTGCCGCAAACTACGTCGAAGCCATCGACGGCGATCTCTCCGGCGACGAGACAAGCCCGACGGCGATCGCACTCGACCTGGGCGCGAACACGATCACCGGGACGACGATCGACAGCCCGCTGGACCGCGACTTCTTCTCGTTCACGATCGGCGCGGGCCAGTCACTCGACTCGCTTGTCCTCACGAGCTTCACCGGCGACCCGCCGAGCAACGAAGCGTTCATGGCGGTCGATGACCAGTTCGGCTTCGACTCGCTGTTCGACACCAGCGACTTCCTCGGGACCACGCTCATCGGCCTGGGCGATGTCGGGACCGATGCCCTCGACCTGCTGGGCGCGACCGAGTTTGGCGGCGATGGGTTCACCGGCCCGCTGGGCGAAGGCACCTATACGTTCTGGTTCCAGGAAACAGGCGGCCCGACGAGCTATACCTTCACTGCGAACGTCGTCCCCGAGCCGGGCAGCGCCGCGGCACTGCTGCTGAGTGTCGGCGGGCTGATGCTGCGGCGACGGACGCGCTAA
- a CDS encoding DUF3817 domain-containing protein translates to MLATPIGRLRLIGLIEGTSTLVLFLIAMPIKYVEALGGNPTPVRIVGSIHGGLFLLYLAAVALVAIRPGLPGKLLAMAVGAAIVPFGPFILDGKLKRYELGLGQRSGEGDSA, encoded by the coding sequence ATGCTTGCCACCCCCATCGGCCGCCTCCGGCTCATCGGCCTGATCGAAGGCACCTCGACGCTCGTGCTCTTCCTCATCGCCATGCCGATCAAGTACGTCGAAGCGCTCGGCGGCAACCCGACCCCCGTCCGCATCGTCGGCTCGATCCACGGCGGGCTCTTCCTGCTCTACCTCGCCGCCGTCGCGCTGGTCGCGATCCGACCGGGGCTGCCCGGCAAGCTGCTCGCGATGGCCGTCGGCGCCGCGATCGTACCGTTTGGACCGTTCATCCTCGACGGCAAGCTCAAACGGTACGAGCTGGGTTTGGGCCAGCGGTCCGGCGAAGGAGACTCGGCTTGA
- a CDS encoding DEAD/DEAH box helicase, with protein sequence MTTPPTDRPGFDTLCLSDPVLKAVQKIGYDTPSPIQAATIPYVLEGRDMIGQAQTGTGKTAAFALPILSNLDLKDTRPQALVLAPTRELAIQVAEAFQNYAANLKGFHVLPIYGGQPYEGQLRRLARGVHVIVGTPGRVMDHLKRKTLDLGALKTLVLDEADEMLRMGFIEDVEWIMEQTPSSRQVALFSATMPDAVARIASRHLDDPAVVELQATSSVTENIRQRYLPLQWQQKVDALTRVLEATDYDATIVFVRTRKDTAELTTKLEARGYASAPLSGDIPQAQRERTINRFKKGEIDVVVATDVAARGLDVDRIGHVINFDMPGDLEAYVHRVGRTGRAGREGAATLFVTPREQRWLQSIERATGQKIEKMSLPSAADINEARIARFKQRITDTIGSDDLELATQTLTDYCEEHAAKPLDVAVALARIVLGESPLLDEREQPAWSPKPDARPLRVKASDDALRPYRIEVGRTHNVRAGNIVGAIANEANIDSANIGRIIIEHDFAIVHLPSDLPAEKIAHLRNVWVAGRQLHLAPAGPQQNHRGRPTGHPPHQRGSAPRAGVKPKYAKPGKHKPKYKPKPTNNHAAPAEPASAGVSPKPKPKTKSNKSAANKPIKGKGKTKGKQAGKKGVSKSKPRPKPKSKAKKPIKTSDRFKPK encoded by the coding sequence ATGACCACCCCCCCAACCGACCGGCCCGGCTTCGACACGCTGTGCCTCAGCGATCCCGTCCTCAAAGCCGTCCAAAAAATCGGCTACGACACCCCATCGCCTATCCAGGCCGCGACCATCCCCTACGTCCTCGAAGGCCGGGACATGATCGGCCAGGCGCAGACCGGCACAGGCAAGACCGCCGCCTTCGCGCTGCCCATCCTCTCCAACCTCGACCTCAAAGATACAAGGCCCCAGGCGCTCGTCCTCGCGCCCACCCGCGAGCTCGCCATCCAGGTCGCCGAGGCCTTCCAGAACTATGCGGCCAACCTCAAGGGCTTCCACGTCCTGCCGATCTACGGCGGACAGCCCTACGAAGGCCAGCTCCGCCGGCTCGCACGCGGGGTCCACGTCATCGTCGGCACACCGGGCCGGGTGATGGACCACCTCAAACGCAAGACACTCGACCTCGGCGCGCTCAAGACCCTCGTCCTCGACGAGGCCGACGAGATGCTCCGCATGGGCTTCATCGAGGACGTCGAGTGGATCATGGAGCAGACGCCCAGCAGCCGGCAGGTCGCGCTGTTCTCCGCGACGATGCCGGATGCGGTCGCGCGGATCGCGTCGCGCCACCTCGACGACCCGGCGGTGGTGGAATTGCAAGCCACGAGCAGCGTCACCGAAAACATCCGCCAGCGCTACCTCCCGCTACAGTGGCAGCAGAAGGTCGATGCGCTGACCCGTGTCCTCGAAGCGACCGACTACGACGCGACCATCGTTTTCGTCCGCACCCGCAAGGACACCGCCGAGCTCACCACGAAGCTCGAAGCGCGCGGGTATGCGTCTGCGCCGCTGTCGGGCGATATCCCGCAGGCGCAGCGCGAGCGCACCATCAACCGCTTCAAGAAGGGCGAAATCGACGTCGTCGTCGCGACCGATGTCGCTGCGCGTGGGCTCGATGTCGACCGGATCGGGCACGTCATCAACTTCGACATGCCCGGCGACCTGGAGGCGTATGTCCACCGCGTCGGCCGGACGGGACGCGCGGGACGCGAAGGCGCGGCGACGCTCTTCGTCACGCCACGCGAGCAACGCTGGCTCCAGTCGATCGAGCGTGCGACGGGCCAGAAGATCGAAAAGATGTCCCTGCCCTCCGCCGCCGATATCAACGAGGCCCGCATCGCCCGCTTCAAGCAGCGCATCACCGACACCATCGGCAGCGACGACCTCGAGCTCGCGACGCAGACACTCACCGACTACTGCGAAGAGCACGCCGCCAAGCCGCTCGACGTTGCCGTCGCATTGGCCCGCATCGTGCTCGGCGAATCCCCGCTGCTCGATGAGCGCGAGCAGCCCGCCTGGTCGCCCAAGCCCGACGCCCGGCCGCTCCGCGTGAAAGCCAGCGACGACGCACTGCGCCCTTACCGCATCGAGGTCGGCCGGACCCACAACGTCCGGGCCGGCAACATCGTCGGCGCGATCGCGAACGAAGCCAACATTGACAGCGCGAACATCGGCCGCATCATCATCGAGCACGACTTCGCCATCGTGCATCTGCCCAGCGACCTGCCCGCCGAAAAAATCGCGCACCTGCGCAACGTCTGGGTCGCCGGCCGACAGCTCCACCTCGCGCCCGCAGGCCCGCAGCAAAACCACCGCGGCCGACCCACGGGCCACCCGCCGCACCAACGCGGCAGCGCGCCCCGCGCCGGCGTCAAACCCAAGTACGCTAAGCCCGGCAAGCACAAGCCCAAGTACAAGCCCAAACCCACCAACAACCACGCCGCCCCGGCGGAGCCCGCTTCAGCGGGCGTCTCCCCCAAACCCAAACCCAAAACAAAATCCAATAAGTCCGCCGCCAACAAACCCATCAAGGGCAAAGGCAAAACCAAGGGCAAGCAGGCCGGCAAGAAGGGCGTCTCGAAATCAAAGCCCCGCCCCAAGCCTAAGTCGAAGGCCAAGAAGCCTATCAAGACGTCCGACCGCTTCAAGCCGAAGTAG